The following are encoded together in the Cynocephalus volans isolate mCynVol1 chromosome 4, mCynVol1.pri, whole genome shotgun sequence genome:
- the LOC134376568 gene encoding olfactory receptor 1165-like, with amino-acid sequence MVQGEKNKSSVDKFILLGFSEYPQLQVPLFLVFLVIYTVTLVGNLGIVVVIKMNPKLHTPMYFFLSHVSLLDICYSSVFIPKLLEILVVEDRAVSFTGCMLQFFFGCAFVIAEMFMLAVMAYDRFVAVCNPLLYTVAMSPKLCVLLVAGSYTWGGLCSLTLTYSLLELSYCGHNIIDHFGCEFSAILSVSCSDPYFSQMACLVISTFNELCSLLIILASYVFIVVTIIKMPSTGGLRKAFSTCASHLTAITIFHGIILFLYCVPNSKSRRLLVKVATVLFIVMIPMLNPLIYSLRNKDVKEALRRLINSKLHSHS; translated from the coding sequence ATGGTACAGGGTGAGAAAAACAAGAGCTCTGTGGACAAATTCATCCTGTTGGGATTCTCAGAATATCCACAACTCCAGGTGCCCCTCTTCCTGGTGTTTTTGGTCATCTACACAGTCACTCTGGTGGGTAACTTGGGCATAGTTGTGGTCATAAAGATGAACCCCAAACTTCATacacccatgtactttttcctcagcCATGTATCCCTTTTGGATATTTGTTATTCCAGTGTGTTTATACCCAAACTGCTAGAAATCTTAGTTGTGGAAGACAGAGCAGTCTCCTTCACAGGATGCATGCTACAatttttctttggctgtgcatTTGTGATTGCCGAAATGTTCATGTTAgcagtgatggcctatgaccggttTGTGGCTGTTTGTAACCCCCTGCTCTACACAGTTGCTATGTCTCCTAAGCTCTGTGTTCTCCTGGTAGCTGGATCTTATACATGGGGTGGACTCTGTTCCTTGACACTCACATATTCTCTTTTGGAACTATCCTACTGTGGACATAACATCATAGATCACTTTGGTTGTGAGTTCTCTGCCATCCTCTCTGTATCCTGCTCTGACCCCTATTTCAGCCAGATGGCATGTTTAGTCATTTCTACATTCAATGAGCTTTGTAGCCTCCTGATCATCCTCGCCTCCTATGTCTTCATAGTTGTCACTATCATCAAGATGCCTTCCACAGGTGGACTCAgaaaagccttctccacctgtgcctcccacctgactGCCATCACCATTTTCCATGGGATCATCCTCTTTCTCTACTGTGTGCCCAATTCTAAAAGCCGCAGGCTCCTGGTCAAAGTGGCCACTGTGCTCTTCATAGTCATGATCCCCATGCTGAATCCTCTTATCTACAGCCTTAGGAACAAAGATGTGAAAGAGGCACTAAGGAGGTTGATCAACTCCAAACTGCATTCTCACTCG